From one Luteolibacter sp. SL250 genomic stretch:
- a CDS encoding prolyl oligopeptidase family serine peptidase has translation MKPIAAVLLLACIATAQDLKPPARAFPPVGDKLSEADRATLTEELKLVQAEFDTLPKKKENANAEIFLKAIRYALDYTEYYKPSDAGADRGLLTEARKRITALKNGEQPWMTAKGLVVRGYYSPIDGSPQPFALEIPQDAPDQNAPAWLWLQGRGETRTDHHFIEERLGRPGQFRPPGTIIVHPWGRYCVGTKNAGEQDVLHVRDLLVAEGRIDPKRVALCGFSMGGAGAWMLGAHHTDKWTVVHAGAGFVEVRKFQNLKDEVVAAMPPWEITLWGQNDVPDYARNLLNVPLIAYSGENDKQRQAAEIMTEVLAKEGLTLKHFIGPKTEHKYEPEVKKEVEAEIQKALLNPPASYPLKLTYQTKTLDYSEMYWVEATGLEEHWKDSRIDATIDAPLPAAKKAEIKTKNITSMKLRSWNGEDFGGPLAISIDGQDLTANGGGKAILLTKADGKWTAGAAEDTTTLRKRPGLQGPIDDAFTGPFMYVLPDGPCATPEAEAWVKAELAYQTDRWRYLMRGDVRTKKASEVTPDDVKNYNLILWGDPKANPLIKTLLPRLPIQWTAEKISVGDKSTASTGHILSMIYPTPAGRYIVLNSGLTFRENHKSNAVQNPQLPDWAIIDLSVPPDGNAPGKVVAADFFDETWKPKK, from the coding sequence ATGAAACCCATCGCCGCCGTTCTACTGCTCGCCTGCATCGCCACCGCCCAGGATCTGAAACCACCGGCCCGGGCGTTTCCTCCGGTGGGGGACAAGCTCAGCGAGGCGGACCGGGCGACGCTCACGGAAGAGCTCAAGCTGGTGCAGGCGGAATTCGACACGCTGCCCAAGAAGAAGGAGAACGCGAATGCGGAAATTTTCCTGAAGGCCATCCGCTATGCGCTGGACTACACGGAATACTACAAGCCCTCCGACGCGGGAGCCGACCGTGGACTGCTTACGGAGGCCCGCAAGCGCATCACCGCGCTGAAGAACGGCGAGCAGCCGTGGATGACCGCCAAGGGCCTCGTTGTCCGCGGTTACTACAGCCCCATCGATGGATCCCCGCAGCCGTTCGCGCTGGAGATCCCCCAGGATGCGCCGGACCAGAACGCTCCGGCCTGGCTCTGGCTGCAGGGCCGCGGTGAAACGCGCACGGACCATCATTTCATCGAGGAACGCCTCGGCAGGCCGGGGCAGTTCCGTCCTCCGGGAACCATCATCGTGCACCCGTGGGGACGCTACTGCGTGGGCACCAAGAACGCGGGCGAACAGGACGTCCTCCACGTGCGTGACCTGCTGGTGGCCGAAGGCAGGATCGACCCGAAGCGGGTGGCGCTCTGCGGCTTTTCCATGGGAGGGGCCGGTGCCTGGATGCTGGGGGCCCACCACACGGACAAATGGACGGTCGTCCACGCCGGCGCGGGATTTGTCGAGGTGCGGAAATTCCAGAACCTGAAGGACGAGGTGGTCGCGGCCATGCCTCCTTGGGAGATCACCCTCTGGGGTCAGAACGACGTGCCGGACTATGCGCGCAATCTCCTGAACGTTCCGCTCATCGCCTACAGCGGTGAGAACGACAAGCAGCGGCAGGCCGCCGAGATCATGACGGAAGTGCTGGCGAAGGAAGGTCTCACCCTGAAGCACTTCATCGGTCCGAAGACCGAGCACAAATACGAGCCGGAAGTCAAAAAGGAGGTCGAGGCGGAGATCCAGAAGGCTCTCCTCAATCCTCCCGCATCCTATCCGTTGAAGCTCACCTACCAGACGAAGACACTGGACTACTCGGAAATGTATTGGGTGGAGGCCACCGGGCTGGAGGAACACTGGAAGGACAGCCGGATCGACGCGACCATCGACGCGCCTCTGCCTGCCGCGAAGAAGGCGGAGATCAAGACGAAGAACATCACCTCGATGAAGCTGCGCTCATGGAACGGAGAGGATTTCGGCGGCCCCCTTGCCATCAGCATCGATGGGCAGGACCTCACCGCCAACGGAGGCGGGAAAGCCATCCTGCTGACGAAGGCGGATGGGAAATGGACCGCAGGCGCCGCGGAGGACACCACCACCCTCCGCAAACGGCCAGGACTGCAAGGTCCGATCGATGATGCCTTCACCGGTCCCTTCATGTATGTCCTGCCGGACGGTCCGTGCGCCACTCCGGAGGCGGAGGCATGGGTGAAGGCGGAGCTGGCCTACCAGACCGACCGCTGGAGGTACCTCATGCGCGGTGATGTCCGGACGAAAAAGGCCTCCGAAGTCACGCCGGACGACGTGAAGAACTACAACCTCATCCTCTGGGGGGACCCGAAGGCGAATCCGCTGATCAAGACCCTGCTGCCCCGCCTGCCCATCCAGTGGACGGCGGAGAAGATCAGCGTGGGGGACAAGAGCACGGCATCCACCGGACACATCCTCTCCATGATCTATCCCACCCCGGCGGGCCGTTACATCGTCCTCAACAGCGGCCTCACTTTCCGTGAGAACCACAAGAGCAACGCGGTGCAGAATCCGCAGCTTCCGGACTGGGCGATCATCGACCTTTCCGTGCCGCCGGACGGCAATGCTCCGGGCAAGGTGGTCGCCGCGGATTTCTTCGACGAAACCTGGAAACCAAAGAAGTAA
- a CDS encoding lysozyme inhibitor LprI family protein: protein MKLPSLLCLLAFAPLVVHAQSNAEMKEEAASILDKSDTAMNKAYQQLLSILNDEGKKRLRETQRAWLAYRDAQAGFDSHHMAGGTGEGLERLGSLNMLTEERTKRLQEDYKRFKELQ, encoded by the coding sequence ATGAAACTTCCATCATTGCTGTGCCTGCTGGCCTTCGCCCCGCTGGTGGTCCACGCCCAATCCAACGCCGAGATGAAAGAGGAGGCCGCGTCCATCCTCGACAAGTCCGACACGGCGATGAACAAGGCCTACCAGCAGTTGCTCTCCATCCTCAATGACGAGGGCAAGAAGCGCCTGCGCGAAACCCAGCGGGCATGGCTCGCCTACCGGGATGCCCAGGCTGGATTCGACTCCCACCACATGGCAGGGGGGACGGGGGAAGGCCTGGAGCGGCTGGGCAGCCTCAACATGCTCACCGAGGAAAGGACGAAGCGCCTGCAGGAGGACTACAAGCGCTTCAAGGAACTCCAATAG
- a CDS encoding DUF2846 domain-containing protein, with the protein MPSILKRTLVLSSLLAGSLSFVSCASGPSYAEAKSTLPSVAKGHSRVFIYRPSSFGAAIKPAVKIDGTAVGTSEGQGFIYSDQKPGQHVVSMSTEWTHKATITVKPGESTFVRSKVRPGLIAGHIIPEQVDKATGEEEIQDCKLSAE; encoded by the coding sequence ATGCCTTCCATCCTCAAACGCACCCTCGTCCTTTCCTCCCTCCTCGCCGGTTCACTCAGCTTCGTCAGTTGTGCGAGCGGCCCCAGTTATGCCGAAGCGAAATCAACGCTTCCTTCCGTGGCGAAGGGCCACAGCCGGGTGTTCATCTACCGGCCGAGTTCCTTCGGAGCCGCGATCAAACCTGCGGTGAAGATCGATGGCACGGCGGTGGGCACCTCGGAGGGCCAGGGCTTCATCTACTCCGACCAGAAGCCGGGCCAGCACGTGGTTTCCATGTCCACGGAGTGGACCCACAAGGCGACCATCACCGTGAAACCGGGCGAATCCACGTTCGTCCGCAGCAAGGTCCGCCCGGGCCTCATCGCCGGCCACATCATCCCCGAACAGGTGGACAAGGCGACCGGCGAGGAGGAGATCCAGGACTGCAAGCTGTCCGCGGAATAA
- a CDS encoding GDSL-type esterase/lipase family protein, producing the protein MKLHLPKLILPVATVITLVTTFTPSSAADGPTPFPDAKEASAWPGQGVIRVHGWMTDNRNYFWSQRQKDKGAVVFVGDSLTGNWKSLAASFPGLKVANRGIGGDVSRGVLFRFKEDVLDLEPEAIVINIGSNDLSAHGDPATIEANIKELIAQARAYKASVPIIVCTIPPRDKADAPAKPGAYADINTRILKLGKPGKDFEVLDLFTLYANKEGKPANPEHFAADKLHLAEPGYQVWAEALKPVFKRMNIK; encoded by the coding sequence ATGAAACTCCATCTTCCGAAACTGATCCTTCCGGTCGCCACGGTGATCACCCTCGTCACCACTTTCACACCTTCCTCCGCAGCCGACGGACCGACGCCATTCCCTGACGCGAAGGAGGCATCCGCCTGGCCGGGACAGGGTGTGATCCGGGTCCACGGCTGGATGACGGACAACCGGAATTATTTCTGGAGCCAGCGGCAGAAGGACAAGGGAGCGGTCGTCTTTGTCGGCGACTCGCTGACCGGCAACTGGAAATCCCTGGCCGCCTCATTCCCCGGGCTGAAAGTCGCCAACCGCGGCATCGGCGGGGACGTGAGCCGCGGTGTGCTGTTCCGCTTCAAGGAGGATGTGCTGGATCTCGAACCGGAGGCGATCGTCATCAACATCGGCTCGAATGACCTGAGCGCCCACGGGGATCCCGCCACCATCGAGGCGAACATCAAGGAGCTGATCGCACAGGCGCGGGCCTACAAGGCCAGCGTGCCCATCATCGTCTGCACCATCCCACCCCGCGACAAGGCGGACGCACCCGCCAAGCCGGGCGCCTATGCGGACATCAACACCCGCATCCTGAAGCTGGGCAAACCCGGCAAGGACTTCGAGGTGCTGGACCTGTTCACCCTCTACGCCAACAAGGAGGGCAAGCCCGCCAATCCGGAGCATTTCGCGGCGGACAAGCTGCACCTCGCGGAGCCTGGCTACCAGGTCTGGGCGGAGGCGCTGAAGCCGGTCTTCAAAAGGATGAACATCAAGTGA
- a CDS encoding DUF1593 domain-containing protein gives MRILLFMFLLSVCGFAAERPRLAVLTDIGGDPDDQQSLVRLMVYANEFDIRLLLASSAGIPGQLKEPIVRPDLIRETILAYGKVLPSLRKHAQGWPEADHLLESVKAGNPLRGRGHIGDGHDTDGSRALISAVDAGSGERPLNIAIWGGQTDFAQALWRVRNDRGEEGYRVFITRLRVYDIDDQDKIADWMRGEFPGLFYILAKAPPGRDKRESTYRGMYLTGDESLTSQEWIAKNVLPKGPLGQLYPVKTWTAPNPHGCMKEGDTPSWYFFLPAGGNDPGDPTKPGWGGRFLKEADGWFRDAEQDGQDDPRLSVSRWRPDFQKDFAKRMAWCQP, from the coding sequence ATGCGGATCCTCCTGTTCATGTTCCTGCTTTCCGTCTGCGGCTTCGCGGCGGAGCGGCCACGACTGGCGGTATTGACAGACATCGGCGGGGATCCGGACGACCAGCAGTCGCTGGTGAGGCTGATGGTCTATGCGAATGAGTTCGACATCCGCCTGCTGCTCGCCAGCTCCGCGGGCATCCCGGGACAACTGAAGGAACCCATCGTCCGGCCCGACCTCATCCGGGAGACGATCCTCGCCTATGGCAAGGTGCTGCCATCCCTGCGGAAACACGCGCAGGGTTGGCCGGAGGCGGACCACCTGCTGGAAAGCGTGAAAGCGGGAAACCCGCTCCGTGGCCGCGGCCATATCGGCGATGGCCATGATACCGACGGCTCCCGCGCGCTGATCTCCGCCGTGGATGCAGGGAGCGGGGAACGTCCGCTCAACATCGCCATCTGGGGAGGCCAGACGGATTTCGCGCAGGCACTGTGGAGGGTGCGGAACGACCGTGGAGAGGAAGGCTACCGTGTCTTCATCACACGCCTCCGCGTCTATGACATCGACGACCAGGACAAGATCGCGGACTGGATGCGCGGGGAGTTCCCCGGCCTGTTCTACATCCTCGCCAAGGCTCCACCCGGGAGGGACAAGCGGGAGAGCACCTACCGGGGGATGTACCTCACCGGGGATGAATCGCTCACCAGCCAGGAATGGATCGCGAAGAACGTGCTTCCGAAAGGGCCGCTCGGCCAACTCTATCCGGTGAAAACCTGGACCGCCCCGAATCCGCATGGCTGCATGAAGGAAGGGGACACGCCTTCATGGTACTTCTTCTTACCGGCAGGAGGCAATGATCCCGGCGACCCGACGAAGCCCGGATGGGGCGGGCGGTTCCTGAAGGAAGCCGATGGCTGGTTCCGCGATGCGGAGCAAGACGGGCAGGATGACCCACGTCTCTCCGTCAGCCGCTGGCGCCCGGATTTCCAGAAGGACTTCGCCAAGCGGATGGCCTGGTGCCAGCCCTGA